The following are encoded in a window of Paenibacillus polymyxa genomic DNA:
- a CDS encoding helix-turn-helix domain-containing protein gives METTKLIGTKIRQFRKLRDITQEQLAEASDSTGSYIGKLERGEVNVQIKTLEKIAEALNTNVFAFFNFNSYEELKSQPWIWGCIHILSQQSEAEQNKAYRILKELFTSSEGELLVSKSGDSDANDKLNS, from the coding sequence ATGGAAACGACGAAACTTATAGGAACGAAAATTCGCCAATTTCGAAAATTGCGTGATATTACACAAGAACAACTGGCAGAAGCATCCGATTCAACAGGCTCCTACATAGGGAAGTTGGAACGCGGTGAAGTCAATGTGCAGATCAAAACATTAGAGAAAATAGCAGAGGCGCTGAACACAAACGTATTTGCATTTTTTAACTTTAATTCATATGAAGAACTCAAAAGCCAGCCCTGGATATGGGGATGTATTCATATTCTTTCCCAGCAGAGTGAAGCGGAACAGAATAAAGCTTATCGGATCTTAAAAGAACTGTTCACCTCTTCAGAGGGTGAGCTTTTAGTGAGTAAATCAGGTGATTCGGATGCTAATGATAAATTAAATTCTTAG
- a CDS encoding DNA-binding protein, with protein sequence MENATTIRSEIEKELKLGGYTFNSFGQATGLNRGIFSAMLNGNPPKPISVRQMDLITKAFNYPEGWLYDLYVDECFYDGRPHWKRVKPFLIRCVEVGNLRCVEKVLSRLMEDLNHIPTIFALAEELYEEGKLQEAIPFYECVIENEKYQHSERLAISHYRIFSISVSENMKINLEAALRFVPFRNRVPLDYHLDGLLKLSNLYYNLHHWKEAERYADELRALATIVSKSRETNKKNSTLKTERHLVVYYGQGYLTKGNALEKQGKYEEAMQFISGYADLSWFEDLGEIGQQEVQRFTLWANANQLNLNILMGDTSSLPMYIQFLKSNPPEILLGLLTIVESANKYDFLIEHILQQFSNELTSFNTELSVGTSYYKQSFSYDTYADLCYQLAIYMFNNLLHEKGVYYILKSLRKYLEINNKEKCMVCTALFERFRLEATKDQKAEYESIMEEVLTNASKKPEIHANYRAF encoded by the coding sequence TTGGAAAATGCAACCACGATCCGTTCGGAAATTGAGAAAGAACTAAAACTTGGTGGCTACACTTTTAATAGTTTTGGACAAGCTACGGGTCTTAATCGGGGCATATTTAGTGCTATGCTTAATGGGAATCCGCCTAAACCTATCTCCGTAAGACAAATGGACTTGATTACTAAAGCGTTTAATTATCCAGAGGGCTGGTTGTATGACCTGTATGTGGATGAATGTTTTTATGATGGAAGACCACATTGGAAAAGGGTCAAGCCGTTCCTGATACGTTGTGTTGAAGTAGGAAATCTGCGATGCGTGGAGAAAGTGCTTTCACGCTTAATGGAAGATCTTAACCACATTCCAACAATATTTGCTTTGGCAGAGGAGCTTTATGAAGAAGGGAAGTTACAAGAGGCAATTCCTTTCTATGAATGTGTGATTGAAAATGAAAAATACCAACATTCCGAGAGGTTGGCTATCAGTCACTATAGAATTTTTTCAATATCTGTTAGTGAAAATATGAAGATAAATTTGGAAGCCGCCCTAAGATTTGTACCCTTTAGAAATCGGGTACCCTTAGATTATCATTTAGATGGTCTGCTTAAACTGTCAAATCTTTATTACAACTTGCATCATTGGAAAGAAGCAGAGCGTTATGCAGATGAATTAAGAGCGCTTGCAACTATTGTAAGTAAAAGTAGAGAAACTAATAAAAAGAATTCTACATTGAAAACTGAGAGACATTTAGTTGTCTACTATGGTCAAGGTTACTTGACGAAGGGAAATGCGTTGGAAAAGCAAGGGAAATACGAAGAGGCCATGCAGTTTATTTCTGGCTATGCCGATTTGAGTTGGTTTGAAGATTTAGGGGAAATTGGTCAGCAAGAAGTGCAAAGGTTCACACTTTGGGCAAATGCTAATCAACTTAACTTGAATATTCTTATGGGCGATACAAGTAGTTTGCCAATGTATATTCAATTTCTTAAAAGTAACCCTCCTGAAATTTTATTGGGGTTATTAACGATAGTAGAGTCGGCTAACAAGTATGATTTTTTGATAGAACATATTCTACAGCAGTTTTCTAACGAACTTACGTCCTTTAATACTGAATTATCTGTTGGTACGAGTTATTATAAGCAGTCATTTAGTTATGACACTTATGCTGATTTGTGTTACCAACTGGCCATATATATGTTTAATAACCTTCTCCATGAGAAAGGTGTTTATTATATTTTAAAAAGCTTAAGAAAATATCTTGAAATCAATAACAAAGAAAAGTGTATGGTCTGTACAGCTTTGTTCGAAAGATTCAGACTTGAGGCCACGAAAGACCAAAAAGCAGAATATGAAAGTATCATGGAGGAGGTTTTAACCAATGCAAGTAAAAAACCTGAAATACATGCTAATTATAGGGCTTTTTAG
- a CDS encoding flagellar motor protein MotB, with translation MRARGKRRGGQGGGGDHRDRWMITYADLITLLLIFFVVMYAMSSLDAKKYDVVVQSLQDTFHKGDSILEQGSGITGTADRYTSKNPPTTKQPPADKKEAGSTKLTEREQAFRTQEKELQNLMGVIQEYITDNKLENQIFVSDQPRGIVITLNDRFLFDQGRAALKQGSANTLSKLASLFRDLKTPISIEGHTDNIPFTRSSNSSTYKDNWELSGARALSVLRFFLDREQLSPSGFQYAGYADTRPVGDNSTEAGRQKNRRVEITVLRQLQQ, from the coding sequence ATGAGAGCGCGAGGTAAGCGCCGTGGGGGTCAAGGAGGCGGCGGAGACCATCGTGACCGCTGGATGATTACCTATGCCGATCTGATCACCCTGCTGCTCATATTTTTCGTTGTGATGTATGCCATGAGTAGTCTGGATGCTAAAAAATACGATGTCGTTGTTCAATCCCTCCAGGATACGTTCCACAAGGGAGATTCTATTTTGGAGCAAGGCTCGGGCATTACAGGTACTGCCGATCGTTACACCAGCAAGAATCCACCCACGACCAAGCAACCACCAGCCGATAAAAAGGAAGCTGGATCGACAAAGCTCACCGAACGTGAACAAGCATTCCGCACGCAGGAAAAAGAGCTGCAAAATTTAATGGGTGTCATTCAAGAATATATTACGGACAACAAACTGGAAAACCAAATTTTCGTGTCAGATCAACCGCGTGGTATTGTCATTACGCTAAATGACCGCTTTTTATTCGATCAAGGTAGAGCAGCACTCAAGCAAGGCTCTGCCAACACGCTATCCAAGTTGGCCAGTCTGTTTCGAGATTTGAAAACACCGATTAGCATTGAGGGCCATACGGACAACATTCCGTTCACACGCTCCTCGAACTCATCGACGTATAAGGATAACTGGGAGCTTTCCGGCGCACGGGCACTTTCTGTACTCCGATTCTTTCTCGACAGAGAGCAACTTTCACCCTCAGGATTTCAGTATGCGGGGTATGCAGATACCCGGCCGGTTGGTGACAATAGCACCGAAGCTGGACGACAAAAAAACCGTCGTGTCGAAATCACCGTGCTTCGCCAGCTTCAACAGTAA
- a CDS encoding aspartyl-phosphate phosphatase Spo0E family protein, translated as MKWKQLEECIEEKRKELNDLANEVGLKDRRVLIKSMELDRLLNKYSDWKYSYRRQQSIPQSSQIQEKQHELVLSY; from the coding sequence GTGAAATGGAAACAATTGGAGGAATGCATCGAAGAAAAGCGGAAGGAACTAAATGATTTGGCGAATGAGGTGGGATTGAAGGATCGGCGGGTGTTAATCAAGTCCATGGAGTTGGATCGACTCCTTAATAAATACAGTGACTGGAAATATAGCTATCGCAGACAACAGAGCATACCCCAAAGTTCACAAATACAAGAGAAGCAACACGAGCTTGTCCTATCTTATTAA
- a CDS encoding helix-turn-helix domain-containing protein, producing the protein MEHTPTIRSKIETELKQRGYTFSSFSKISGINRGTFSTMLNSNPPKPISVRQMDLITKALGYPEGWLYELYIDECFHEGKGHWKRIKPFLLRCVELGRKECIQKVLSRLTEDLSYVSTVFEFAEELHFEGREKEAIPFYECVIENERYYHSERLAVSQYRLFSCSLNKDLENNRQQAIKFAPYRRNLPENHQLDALLKLANVYYQVDDCETTIQYAKELEEITKNIFEQQILTRLKKHEIKPLNTERNLIVYYGQAYLIQGVALEKQGLYEEAMKFIPYYEKLTSFKGLDEVGVLEAQKFEMWAEANRLNLEILMGDMTNLPAYVELIRNNPQEILLGLLTIIESANTYNYTVDDILILFAENINESRNLRTNISYYMTNYDLVTYSRFFLELSRYYFNKGNYSEAIDSMLNSLKATSQLNDKAFYIRSITLLFEKYKDHSTHEQRAEYEKVLKAVEYNIKQMTP; encoded by the coding sequence ATGGAACATACACCTACGATCCGCTCGAAGATAGAGACGGAACTAAAGCAGAGAGGCTATACATTTAGCAGCTTTAGTAAAATATCTGGTATTAACCGTGGTACATTCAGCACCATGCTGAACAGTAACCCACCCAAGCCCATCTCCGTTCGGCAGATGGACTTGATTACTAAGGCATTAGGGTATCCCGAAGGCTGGTTGTATGAGTTATACATAGATGAATGCTTTCACGAGGGGAAAGGGCACTGGAAACGGATCAAACCTTTTTTATTGCGTTGTGTGGAGTTGGGGAGGAAGGAGTGTATTCAAAAGGTATTGTCGAGACTAACGGAGGACTTATCCTATGTGTCGACGGTATTTGAGTTTGCAGAAGAGTTACATTTTGAAGGCAGAGAAAAGGAAGCGATCCCTTTTTACGAGTGTGTGATAGAAAACGAAAGATATTACCACTCGGAGCGGCTGGCTGTCAGCCAATATAGGCTATTTTCTTGCTCTTTAAACAAAGATCTGGAGAATAATCGTCAACAAGCTATAAAATTTGCTCCATATCGCAGAAACTTGCCTGAAAATCATCAACTGGATGCTTTATTAAAGCTGGCAAATGTGTACTACCAAGTTGATGATTGTGAGACAACTATACAATATGCTAAAGAACTTGAGGAGATCACAAAAAATATTTTTGAACAGCAGATTCTAACCAGGCTGAAAAAACATGAAATCAAGCCTCTAAATACAGAAAGAAATCTAATCGTCTATTATGGTCAAGCCTATTTAATACAGGGAGTTGCCCTTGAAAAGCAAGGGCTGTATGAAGAAGCAATGAAATTTATACCTTACTATGAAAAATTGACTTCTTTTAAAGGGCTAGATGAAGTGGGAGTTTTAGAGGCACAGAAATTTGAAATGTGGGCAGAGGCAAACCGTTTGAATTTAGAAATTCTAATGGGAGATATGACTAATTTACCCGCTTATGTGGAACTTATTAGGAATAATCCTCAGGAAATATTACTTGGACTACTAACCATAATAGAGTCGGCCAATACCTACAATTACACAGTAGACGATATTTTGATCCTTTTTGCTGAGAATATTAATGAATCTAGGAACTTACGCACAAATATTTCTTATTATATGACGAACTATGACCTAGTGACCTATTCTCGCTTTTTTCTTGAGCTTAGTCGCTATTATTTTAATAAGGGGAACTATTCTGAGGCGATCGATAGTATGTTGAACAGTCTCAAAGCAACCTCACAGTTGAATGATAAGGCTTTCTATATCAGGTCTATCACGTTATTGTTTGAGAAATACAAAGACCATTCGACACATGAACAACGGGCAGAATATGAAAAAGTACTTAAAGCTGTCGAATATAACATTAAGCAAATGACGCCTTAA
- a CDS encoding RNA polymerase sigma factor produces the protein MEKLNTNNQNADINLVIEQVQAGDKQAYTHIIRRYQQQIFLYCYYLLKNREEAEDAAQEIFIRGLEHIHHFVPTVSFSAWLYKIAQNHCTDLLKRNARTFKSFIQYKLNLKQQPIHEYTNLIHELLDQLSLKDRQILLLRSLEDYNYEEIATIMGLKSSTIRKRYERLRKKLINYNEKGGKQIEHSFKPGR, from the coding sequence ATGGAAAAGCTAAATACAAATAATCAAAACGCAGATATCAATCTTGTCATAGAGCAGGTCCAAGCAGGCGACAAACAAGCATACACACATATCATACGGCGTTATCAACAACAGATTTTTTTATACTGCTACTATTTACTTAAAAATCGGGAAGAAGCGGAAGATGCTGCTCAAGAAATATTCATTAGAGGGCTAGAACATATACATCATTTTGTACCTACCGTCTCTTTTTCAGCTTGGCTTTACAAAATCGCTCAAAACCACTGTACTGACTTATTAAAAAGAAACGCTAGAACATTCAAATCCTTCATTCAGTACAAACTGAATCTAAAGCAACAGCCGATACACGAATATACAAATTTAATTCACGAGTTACTGGATCAGCTATCATTAAAAGATCGTCAAATTTTATTATTACGTTCGCTTGAGGATTACAACTACGAAGAGATTGCTACAATTATGGGGCTGAAATCATCCACGATCCGAAAAAGATATGAGCGACTCCGTAAAAAGCTAATCAACTACAATGAAAAGGGAGGAAAACAAATTGAGCACTCATTTAAACCCGGAAGATAA
- a CDS encoding helix-turn-helix domain-containing protein: MEHTPTIRSTIETELKQRGYTFSSFSKISGINRGTFSTMLNSNPPKPISVRQMDLITKALGYPEGWLYELYIDECFYEGKGHWKRIKPFLMRCVELGRKDCIRRVLSRLTEDLSYVSTVFEFAEELHEAGKEKEAIPFYECVVENERYYHSERLAISQYRLFCYSLTEDLESSLKAAIKFDPFRKSLPENHQLDGVLKLTNVYFNTSNWENAIKYAKELRTLAISVYHQQVYSCSKNRKPDNFNSEKPLVVYYGLGYLLHGNALENQGMYKEALKFIPYYEDLSWFEGLDENGLQGVKMLQLWAKANLLNLKVLIGDVSSLAAYVELIQQNPQEISHGLITIIESANKYNFSLENVLDVFSDEIADYEKFVSTPSHYQISTLLWNYSRLYLELARYYFNIGRYSEAIDNIIKSLRVSTQLNTKSTFIKGVTLLFEKLTGHITHKQLAEYGKVLEEVRSGMKQLVP; the protein is encoded by the coding sequence ATGGAACATACACCTACGATCCGCTCGACGATAGAGACCGAACTCAAGCAGAGAGGCTATACATTTAGCAGCTTTAGCAAAATATCCGGTATTAACCGTGGTACATTCAGTACCATGCTGAACAGTAACCCACCCAAGCCGATCTCCGTTCGGCAGATGGACTTGATTACTAAGGCATTAGGGTATCCCGAAGGCTGGTTGTATGAGTTGTACATAGATGAATGCTTTTACGAGGGGAAAGGGCACTGGAAACGGATTAAGCCTTTTTTAATGCGTTGTGTGGAGTTAGGAAGAAAGGACTGTATTCGAAGGGTATTGTCGAGGCTAACCGAGGACTTGTCCTATGTATCGACGGTATTTGAGTTTGCAGAAGAACTGCACGAAGCAGGTAAGGAAAAGGAAGCGATCCCCTTTTACGAGTGTGTGGTAGAGAACGAAAGATATTACCACTCGGAGCGCTTGGCTATTAGTCAATACAGGTTGTTTTGTTACTCGCTTACTGAAGATTTAGAAAGCAGCTTGAAGGCTGCTATTAAATTCGATCCATTTCGCAAAAGCTTGCCAGAGAATCATCAGTTGGATGGAGTATTGAAGTTAACTAATGTTTATTTCAACACAAGTAATTGGGAGAATGCGATAAAGTATGCGAAAGAACTTCGGACACTGGCTATAAGTGTCTATCATCAGCAAGTTTATAGTTGTTCGAAAAATAGGAAACCGGATAACTTCAATAGTGAGAAGCCCCTTGTCGTATACTATGGTCTAGGGTATTTATTGCACGGGAACGCGTTGGAGAATCAAGGAATGTATAAAGAGGCTTTAAAATTCATTCCCTATTATGAAGATTTGTCATGGTTTGAGGGATTGGATGAAAATGGTCTACAAGGGGTGAAAATGCTCCAATTATGGGCAAAGGCTAATCTTCTTAATTTAAAAGTTTTAATTGGAGATGTCAGCAGCTTAGCAGCTTATGTCGAGCTTATACAGCAAAATCCCCAAGAAATTTCTCATGGTCTGATTACCATTATAGAGTCGGCAAACAAGTATAATTTCTCTTTAGAAAATGTCCTAGATGTTTTCTCTGACGAAATTGCTGATTATGAGAAATTCGTCTCAACACCATCACACTATCAAATAAGTACTCTTTTATGGAATTATTCCCGCTTGTATCTGGAACTTGCGCGTTACTATTTCAACATAGGCAGATATTCAGAAGCTATTGACAATATAATAAAAAGCCTTAGGGTATCCACTCAGTTAAATACGAAGAGTACTTTTATTAAAGGAGTAACCTTGTTATTCGAAAAACTAACAGGCCATATTACACATAAACAACTTGCAGAATATGGAAAAGTGCTTGAAGAAGTACGTTCTGGTATGAAGCAATTGGTTCCCTGA
- a CDS encoding DUF4179 domain-containing protein — MSTHLNPEDKEIEHLQKLIRNTPFQVDLIDRTMERYGNMKTRRYERSNSRSKRVRNTFFGTSAALVVAFALVVSTGFISPTMAASLKQIPGIDSIFQLAGDLGLQTADEKGLVSKPNLSDTHDGLTLSVPEVMFDGTRVSIALERQTTDKRFTKETVSSLINDIILTINGKEINSYAPANTSNSIDPYMIPGKSSNSVIIQFSDLRNQGGKSFPDKFDLTLSMPVAGVQQPFKIHIPVEKNTKNNIVQTPGLKRQYEKIHYTLEKIELTPITTNITTRIELPKPLKISTLPLISYELYDDKGNEIKQIGGKGWSATDGNVLMTDSQFEPFISPPKVITIKVYKYIFKEGNKSQFELDKDGNPIKEYFPDLEISLPINS; from the coding sequence TTGAGCACTCATTTAAACCCGGAAGATAAAGAAATTGAGCACTTACAAAAGCTTATTCGGAATACCCCATTCCAAGTGGATTTAATTGATAGAACTATGGAACGCTATGGTAATATGAAAACAAGACGCTATGAGCGCTCTAACTCTCGTTCAAAAAGGGTTCGCAATACTTTTTTCGGAACCTCCGCTGCACTTGTAGTAGCGTTTGCACTTGTAGTTAGTACTGGTTTTATTTCACCAACAATGGCTGCATCCTTAAAACAAATTCCAGGTATTGATTCTATATTCCAGCTTGCTGGTGATCTTGGTTTACAAACAGCAGACGAAAAAGGGCTAGTATCAAAGCCCAATCTTAGCGATACTCACGATGGCCTGACTCTCAGCGTACCAGAGGTCATGTTTGACGGAACACGTGTATCCATTGCCTTAGAACGACAAACCACTGACAAAAGATTTACAAAAGAAACAGTATCATCACTGATCAACGATATAATACTTACTATTAATGGGAAAGAAATAAACTCTTATGCACCTGCTAATACAAGCAACTCCATTGATCCTTATATGATTCCTGGAAAAAGCTCCAACTCAGTAATTATACAGTTCTCAGATTTACGTAACCAGGGGGGAAAATCCTTTCCAGATAAGTTTGATTTAACACTTTCCATGCCCGTGGCAGGGGTTCAGCAACCGTTCAAAATTCATATCCCTGTCGAGAAGAATACCAAAAACAACATAGTACAGACACCTGGCCTCAAGCGCCAGTATGAGAAAATTCATTATACATTGGAAAAGATTGAGCTGACCCCAATTACAACTAATATAACTACACGTATTGAATTACCCAAACCCCTAAAAATCTCTACTTTACCTTTAATAAGTTATGAACTTTATGATGATAAGGGAAATGAAATAAAACAAATCGGGGGCAAAGGTTGGAGTGCAACAGACGGTAATGTTCTAATGACTGATTCTCAGTTTGAACCCTTTATATCCCCTCCAAAAGTTATTACTATTAAAGTTTATAAATACATTTTTAAAGAAGGGAATAAAAGTCAGTTTGAATTGGATAAGGACGGCAACCCAATAAAGGAGTATTTCCCTGATCTAGAGATCAGCTTACCAATAAACTCATAA